The nucleotide window ggggcagtaataagggggtggggggccAAAGGGGGGAGCAGTAAAGTAGGGGGGGCACAAAGTGGGGGGGGGACAGTAATAAGGGGGGGGCAGAAAAGTGGGGGGGGGACAAGTATAGGGGGGGGCAAAAGTGGGGGGGACAGTAATAAGGGGGGGCACAAAGTGAGGGGGGGCAGTACTAAGGGGGGGGCAcaaagtggggggggggcacaaggaggggggggagaTGAGGTGAGGTGAGTGGTGTGGGTGTGAGATAGTTTGGGTAAATAcagaagggatgggggggataaAGGCGGGGcaaggggggatgggggggtgatAAGGGTggatgagggggggggggtgtaaAGGGTGGGGGGTTGTATGGGGAAttgggggggtgatgggggttGTGTGTGGGGGTGATTGGGGGCTTGTATGGGGGGGAGATGGATTGGGGGGGtggtatggggggggggtaatTGGGGTTGTATGGGGGGTGGTGGATGTGGGGTTGTATgggggggtgatgtggggttgtatggggggggtgatggggggttGTGTGGGGGGGGTGGTTACAAAGGGGTGATTGGGGGAttgtttgggggggggtgaCAAGGGGTGGATGGGGAGCTGTAtggggggggtgatgggggttgtaatgggggataatggggattGTATTAgggggggtgtatggggggtAATAACCGGGGGCTGTTGGGGGGTAATTGGGGGGTAATAATGGGGCTGTAGGGGGGTAAATATGGGCGCTGTATGGGGGGGTAAtaatggggctgtatgggggaTAATATAATGGGGGTTGTATGGGGGCTGAGTGGGGGGTGAATTGGGGGGCTGTATGGGGGCATGTATGGGGGGGATAATAGAtaatggggctgtatgggggaTAATAATAATGGGGGGCTGTATGGAGGAATTAATAATAAGGGGGGCTTCGTATGGGGGCTGTATGGGGGTAAATAATGGGGGTTtgtatggggggataatggggctgtatgggggcTGTATGGGCGGTAATAATGGAGGGCTGTAATGGGGGTAATAATGGGGGCTTTTTCATGGGGTGCTGTATGGGGAGGTAAATAATGGGGCGCTGTAATTGGGGGCTGTATGGAGGCTGATGGCGGGGTAATAATGGGGGcttgtatggggctgtatgggagCTGGTAAGtggggggtataatgggggcTGGTgatggggctgtatgggggtaaatggggtctgtatggggtttGTTAAATGGGGTTGTGGGGGTAGTGGGGGTCTGTatgggggctgtatggggtttAATTGGTGTCTGTTATGTGGTCATTACCAGGTGTGGGTGCGGAGCTGAGATGGGCAGATCGTGGGGGGCGTGCTGCTCCTTTAGAAGTAGGCCTCCAGGCCCGTATAACACATGGCGGGTCGCACAGATCCACCTTGTTGAGCACCAGGATCAGCCCCTTACTCAGCTGCTGTGTCACGTGGGCTGACAGCGCGGGGGCACGCTTCAGCACCTGCACAAAATGCGGCGGGGAGGTATATAAATGGGTTGtaacccccccacacacagccccaccCTGACCCTTCCCCCACATCAGTTGCCGCTTTATAAGAACACTCCCAACCCCCGCAGGGCCCATACCCCCTGTGTCTCCGTTTATGGACCCCCgccccccccagaccccccagTGTGTCCTCCTTTATGGACCCCTCCATCTAAGGGCCCCAGATGTGTCCCCTGTTATGGCACTCGGCCCCCCCCCGTGTCTCCTtttatggacccccccccactaGTGCCCCCCAATGTGTCCCCTTTATGGAACCCGGCCCCACCACCAGGACCAACAACCTGTGTCCCTTTATAGGACCCCCTCCCCAGACCCCCCTGGTGTCACCTTTAtgcgacccccccccccccagacgCCCCCAGTGTCCCCTTTAAATCCCCCCCCCTCCGGATGTCCtttatggaccccccccccagacccccccagTGTCTCCTTATGGACCCCCCCCGCACTAAGGCCCACCCAATGTGTCCCTTTATGgacccccccccgcccctcaGACCCCCCCAGTGTCTCCTTATGGACCCCCTCCAGCATTCTAAGGCCTCCACCCAATGTGTGTCCCtttatggaccccccccccccccccccggccccagTTGCCCTTTATGGACCCCCCGCAACTAAGGCCCCCCCCCAATGTGTCCCCTATTTGGAcacccccccccagaccccccgGTTGGGCCGCCTACGGCTATAGCTTCAATCCTCTTTATAGGGATCCCCCCCGCACCTAAGGCCCCCCCAATGTGGTTCCCCTTTATGGACCCTCCCCCTCACCAGCGCGCCCGCAATGTCCCTTTAATCCcgcccccccagacccccccagTGTCTCCTTTATGGAGCCCGCCgccccagacccccccccagTGTCTCCCTTTATgggatcccccccccccagaccccccaaGTGTTTCCTTTTATGgaaccaccccccccccagacccccgTGTCTCTTTATGGACCCCCACCCCCAAGGCCCAACCCCAAGTGTTGCTCTTTAATagaccacccccccccccaacggCCCAACCCAATGTGTCCCCTTTTATGGACCACCCCACCCAGTGTCTCCTTTTTGAACCCTGCCCTAAACCGCCCCCCGGTGTTCCCATTTATGGACCTCCCCCCTACCTAAGGCCCCCCCAATGTTGTCCCCtttatggaccccccccccccccccccagggcccCAACCCTGTGTTTCCCCTTTACAGACCCCCTCCCACAGACACCGTCCCATGTCCCCTTTATTgccccccccaagacccccccaTTGTCCTTTATGGACCCCCCATCTGTCTCCTTTATGCCCCGCCGCCCAAGACCCCATTGTCCCTTTATgccccccccaagacccccattGTTCCCTTTATGCCCCCCCCTCAGACCCCCCGCTTGTTCCTTTATTGGACCCCCCCCATTGTCCCTTTGATGGACCCCCCCCATTGTCCCCTCTTATAGCACCCCCCCATTGTCCCTTTAATGGACCCCCCGCATTGTCCCCTTTTTGCCCCCCCCGTTACCGGTGCCGTGCGTCGGTGACGAGCGCAGCAACACATCCGACATCTCAGCACACGCCACAGCTGACGCCATGTCTTTGGGGGGGGGCACTGAATTTCAGCCCCCCGAGCCCCCTCCTCACATTGCCAccccccatcaccaccacccCACAAtgcctcccccagcccctcccaCACACACCCACAATCCCTATGTCCCCCCAGCCTCCTCATAACCCTatgcccccatagccccctcctcccaccccaatagccccccagccccctccccatgtcCGCCCCACACCCCTatgcccccccatcccccccatcaccccctcCTCATAACCCTATGCCCCCCaatcccctcccccccccaatacccccccagccccctccccatgtcccccacATCCTATGTCCCCCCCCCAATagccccccacccctccccatgtccccacccccaccccaatgccccccatccccctccccacaaTCTCATgtccccccattgacccccccgccccctccctaTTCCTCCCCACACCCTATGTCCCCCCAAACCCCCACTCATGACCCTATGCCCCCCACATcccctccccatgtccccccaaccccaatagccccccatcaccccctccccccaccccaatacccccccagccccctccccatgtcTCCCCCCCCAAAAAGCCCCTCAGCCCCTCCCCATGTCCCACCCACCCAATAGCCCCATGTCCCCCCACATCCCTAtgtccccccagccccctccttATAACCCTATGCCCCCATCgcccctcccccaccccaatacccccaagccccctccccatgtccccccacaCCCTATGTCCCCTCacccctcccccaccccaatagccctcagccccctccccatgtccccccccaccccaatagcccccccagccccctccccatgtccccccccacccccaataGCCTCCCTAGCCCCCGCTCCCATGTCCCCCCACACCCCTATGCCCCCATCACCCCTCCCACCCAATagccccccatccccctccccacatcccctgCAACCCCTatgccccccagccccctccccatgtccgcccccaccccaataccccccccagccccctccccatgtcCCCGCGCCACACCCAATGGCCCTCCATCCCAAtaccccccagccccctccccatgtcccccacACCCCTAtgcccccataacccctctATAACCCTatgccccccccagcccctccccacatccccctgcAACCCCTatgccccccaacccccactCATGACCCTATGCCCCCCACACTACcccctccccatgtcccccccaaccccaatagcccccatCACCCCTCTTCCCCACCCAGCtaccccccagccccctcccatGTCCCTCCCCCAAAAAGCCCCTCGAGCCCCTCCCCTGTCCCCCCACACCCCAGTCAGCCCCCAGCCTCCTCCCCCCATCTTATGTCCCCCTGCatgacccccccaccccctcccttATTCCTCCCCCACCGCCCCCTAttgccccccacccctccctacccccctattgcccccccagccctccccacatccccccccaccTAGGTTATTGTATGTTCAAAGGGCGCCAGGTCCTGGTTGCTGCCCCCGTCCCCCCGCAGCCCCCTTAGGAAGGCATTGAAGGATTCCTCCTCTCGTGCCCTCAGCTCCTCCCTGCTCATCCCATAACTCCAGGGGGGGCGACGAGGGAAATCCatccctggggggggggggacaatGAGTTACAGCAGCATCGGGACCCCCATAAGTATCCTATGGGCTATGGGAGGACCTATGGGAGCCCTATAGGGATCCTACAAGCTCTGGGAGGACCtatgggggccctatgggggttctatggggtctgggaggACCTAgagggatcctatgggggtcctatggggtctgggaggacctatagagaccctatggggtctgggagGACCTTTGAGGGccctatgggggttctatggggtctgggaggACCTAgagggatcctatgggggttctatggggtctgggaggacctatagagaccctatggggtctgggagGACCTTTGAGGAccctatgggggttctatggggtctgggaggATCTATGAGGGCCCTATgggagttctatggggtctgggaggACCTTTGagggccctatgggggtcctatggggtttgggAGGACCTAgagggatcctatgggggtcctatggggtctgggagGACCTTTGagggccctatgggggtcctatggggtttgggAGGACCTAGAGGGATCCTAAGggagccctatggggtctgggagGGCCTAcagggatcctatgggggtcctatggggtcagggaGGACCTTTGagggccctatgggggtcctatggggtttgggAGGACCTAgagggatcctatgggggtcctatggggtctgggagGACCTATGGGGGGCCCTgtgggggatctatggggtctgggaggATCtatgggggccctatgggagttctatggggtctgagaGGACCTATGGGGGTCCTAAGGGGGCCGTATGGGGTCTGGGAGGAGCCCTGGGGGCCCCAtgagggttctatggggtctgggaggacctataggaccctatggaggatctatggggatcctatggggtttgGGAGGAccaatgggtgccctatggggatcctatggggtgtGGGAGGATTTATGGGGGCCTTATGGGGGTCTGGGAGGGCCTTTGGGTGCCCATTAGGTGCTGTGTGAGGACCTTTGGGTGCTTAAAGGGgatcctatgggtccctatggggtcagtgaggCCCTTATTGTGcccaatggggccctatggggtcagtgaggCCCTTATTGTGCCccatggggtcctatggggtcagtgaggCCCTTATTGTGCCCAATGGGGCCCAATGGGGTCAGTGAGGCCCTTATTGTGCCccatggggtcctatggggtcagtgtggCCCTTATTGTGCCCcatggggccctatgggggtcAGTGAGGCCCTTAGTGTGcccaatggggccctatggggtcagtgaggCCCTTATTGTgcccaatgggtccctatggggatcctatggggtgtGTGAGGACCTTTGGGTGcccaatggggccctatgggggtcctatggggtcagtgtggCCCTTATTGTGCCccatggggtcctatggggtcagtgtggCCCTTATTGTGcccaatggggccctatgggggccctatggggtcagtgaggCCCTAATTGTGCCCcatggggccctatggggtcctatggggtcagtgaggCCCTTATTGTGCCCcatggggccctatggggtgtgtgAGGCCCTCAATGTGCCCCACACGTGCCCCACGTTGCTCACCATCCCCATAGACGGTGTCGGGGTGCAGCTCCATGGCAGCGCTGGGCAgcggctgcagcagctcctcctgtgcACGACGTCGGCTGCGGGACAAGGCCTCAGTGTGCggcacagccagctgcagccGGAACCTGGGGGGGATAGACAGTGAGagaccccataataaccccataataaccccataataaccccataataaccccataatgaTCCTATAACCATCCCATaaccatatcccccatataagCCCTAtttccccctatatccccccatatcccccatataagccctatatccccctatttccccctaGGTTTTTCCCGCCTATTAACCCGGCATAATCCCTGCTATTTTCCTCTATTAAACCCCCCATATAAGGCGCTATATCCCGCCTATTTTCCCCTATTAGACCCCCATGAAGCGCTATAGTCCCTATTTTTCGCCCTATAATCTCCCTATTTCCCCCTATTAAGCTTCCACGATATCCCCATAGAAGCCCTATAATCCCCTATTTTCCCCTATCTCCttatttttccctattttctGCACCTATTTTCCCGCCCCTATTAACCATGTCCCATATAAGCCCTAATTAGTCCCCCTTAATTTTCCCCTATTAACGCGCGCCATATGGTCCGCCATCATAAGCCCTATATCCCATATTCGCCGCTATTTCCCCCATATAAGCCCTATACTCCTATATCGCGCCCCATACTCCCCTAATTTTTCCTATTAACTCCCATATAAGCTATATCTCGTatttttcccctatttcccTATTTAACACCAGATTCCCCCATGAAAAGCCTATTTTCCGCTATTAACCCCCTATAAGCCTATTTCCCCTATATTCCCTATTTCCCCTATTTCGCCCCTACCCCTATAACCCTAATTTCCCCCTATATCTCCTATTTTCCTATtagtccccatatccccctattgTTCCAACATTTTACcctatttttctctatttaaacTCCCACATATCCCCCATATAGCCCATTTCCCGCATAattccccatattcccccagCATtattccccctatatccccatttccccccatataAGCCTATTCTTTCCCCTATTTATCCCCCATATTCCCTATTTCCCCCCtatccctatatcccatattcgcctatatccccatattcgcccctatatcccccataatccATATAAgcctatatccccccatatccccctataccccGCATATCAAAGCCCTATAAGTCCTCCACTATCCCCATCATTCCCCTATTATCCCCCATATaagcttttttcccctatatccctcgccatatccctatatcccatatTCCAAGCCTAATATCCCCCATACATCCCCTAATTTCGCCCTAATCCCCATATAAGCCCTATATCCCGCCAATACTCCCCATATAAGCCCGCATATCCCCCTCttttcccccatatcccattaAGAGCTatattccccatatcccccatataagCTATATCCCCCATATCGCAATGAAACGTCTaatccccataacccccatataagCCTACTATCCCCTATTTCCTATAAGCCTATTTCCACCCATATTCCCCATATTCCTATATCATAAGATTCCCCCTATTTTCCCCATATAAGCCCTATTTTCCCCTATCGTCCCATATCCTCTATATCCGCCATAATTCCCATATAAAacatatccccccatatccatATAGCAAACTTAATAATCC belongs to Coturnix japonica isolate 7356 unplaced genomic scaffold, Coturnix japonica 2.1 chrUnrandom705, whole genome shotgun sequence and includes:
- the LOC107307612 gene encoding guanine nucleotide-binding protein-like 1 encodes the protein MPRKRPFSAKQKRLQLRDRRQRKRGDASPGSDPAPRSRSVSAERNNDAEPSSGDGGEKGRKRDTGRFRLQLAVPHTEALSRSRRRAQEELLQPLPSAAMELHPDTVYGDGMDFPRRPPWSYGMSREELRAREEESFNAFLRGLRGDGGSNQDLAPFEHTIT